In Zingiber officinale cultivar Zhangliang chromosome 3B, Zo_v1.1, whole genome shotgun sequence, a single window of DNA contains:
- the LOC122056698 gene encoding calumenin-like, with amino-acid sequence MARSPVLIYLGVVLFVVLLLSFAPSRPNRLHRRLKLRSAAHLSTPSGLDRRSIPFDPIIADIERVREDREWEKSHYFPEGHAPAMESQPEWEDFMNAEDYINDEERFNVTHRIVELFPKIDVGRADGFVTADELTEWNLRQVEQEVLHRTQRDMELHDKNHDGLISFTEYEPPSWAYRLHDDNSTDNKVGWWKEEHFNASDWNGDGLLNLTEFNDFLHPADASNPKLIRWLAKEEIRERDKDKDGKLNFQEYFNGLFNLIRRTDDVHNSTFKSETSSEMPAKNLFSELDRDNDGFLSEDELIPVIGDIHPSERYYAKQQADYAITEADTDKDGRLSLKEMIENPYVFYSSIFTDDDDYDFHDEFR; translated from the exons ATGGCGAGATCGCCCGTGTTGATCTACTTGGGCGTGGTGCTCTTCGTCGTCCTCCTCCTCTCGTTCGCTCCGAGCCGCCCCAACCGCCTCCACCGCCGCCTCAAACTCCGCTCGGCCGCCCATCTCTCCACACCGTCGGGCCTAGATCGCCGCAGCATTCCCTTCGATCCCATCATCGCTGACATCGAGCGCGTCCGCGAGGATAGGGAGTGGGAAAAGAGCCACTACTTTCCGGAGGGCCACGCCCCCGCCATGGAGTCCCAGCCCGAGTGGGAGGACTTCATGAATGCCGAGGATTACATCAACGACGAGGAGCGTTTCAATGTCACTCATCGCATCGTGGAGCTGTTCCCCAAGATTGACGTTGGCCGTGCTGACGGATTCGTCACCGCCGATGAGCTCACGGAGTGGAATCTCAGACAAGTGGAGCAGGAGGTACTGCACAGGACGCAGCGGGACATGGAGCTCCATGACAAGAATCATGATGGCTTAATCTCTTTCACTGAGTATGAGCCGCCCAGCTGGGCCTATAGATTGCATG ATGACAACTCTACTGACAATAAAGTGGGTTGGTGGAAAGAGGAACACTTCAATGCTTCAGATTGGAATGGTGATGGCCTTCTTAATTTAACAGAGTTTAATGA TTTCCTTCATCCAGCAGATGCTAGCAATCCCAAGTTGATCAGATGGTTAGCTAAGGAAGAAATTAG gGAAAGAGATAAAGATAAAGATGGGAAACTTAATTTTCAAGAGTATTTTAATGGCTTATTCAACCTAATAAGGAGAACTGATGATGTTCATAATTCCACATTTAAATCTGAGACCTCCTCAGAGATGCCAGCTAAAAATTTATTCTCAGAGCTTGACCGTGACAATGATGG TTTCTTGTCTGAAGATGAGCTTATACCTGTTATTGGTGATATACATCCATCAGAACGTTATTATGCAAAGCAACAAGCTGATTATGCTATTACTGAG GCAGATACTGATAAAGATGGGCGTTTAAGTTTGAAAGAGATGATCGAAAACCCCTATGTATTCTACAGTTCTATTTTCACAGACGACGATGATTATGACTTTCATGATGAGTTCCGTTAA
- the LOC122056699 gene encoding heterogeneous nuclear ribonucleoprotein 1-like, with protein MDLAEGNEKTVGGEFECEYDVEEIEEEVEEYEEEEVEEEEEEEMGGGGLDRSAGEGEGVGIGDRREDSPRKRSENVDNGEEEMKQADAATSSAGKIFVGGVAWDTTEETFSRHFSKYGEITDSVIMKDKNTLMPRGFGFVTFADPSIIDKVLENEHVIDGRTVEVKRTVPREEMPSKAGIKTKKIFVGGIPTSLTEDELKEHFSSYGEVVERQIMFDHATGRSRGFGFVTFKDEESVDKIISKGKMHDFDGKQVEIKRAEPKRSSGNQRKNERASYDAHSRSGSGYRANSYGYGGGQYDMYYGGGSAGYGYGRGYGYGGVQSYGGGYGANYGGYMYGGGGFNGGNMYGGPSGYGGWYGGYGNGRGGYGSRYHPYTK; from the exons ATGGATCTCGCCGAGGGGAACGAGAAGACGGTCGGCGGCGAGTTCGAGTGCGAGTACGATGTTGAGGAGATTGAGGAGGAGGTCGAGgaatatgaagaagaagaagtggaggaagaagaagaagaagaaatgggagGCGGAGGCCTCGATCGTAGCGCAGGGGAAGGAGAAGGTGTTGGAATTGGAGATAGAAGAGAAGACTCACCGCGTAAGAGATCGGAAAATGTGGATAACGGTGAAGAGGAGATGAAGCAAGCTGATGCTGCTACCTCTTCAGCAGG AAAAATCTTTGTCGGTGGTGTTGCTTGGGACACTACGGAAG AAACATTCAGTAGGCATTTCAGCAAGTATGGCGAGATCACTGATTCGGTCATAATGAAGGACAAGAACACCCTTATGCCAAGAGGTTTTGGGTTTGTCACATTTGCTGATCCGTCTATTATAGACAAGGTTTTGGAAAATGAGCATGTCATAGATGGGAGAACT GTGGAAGTTAAAAGAACAGTTCCAAGGGAAGAAATGCCTTCAAAAGCAGGAATCAAGACGAAGAAAATCTTTGTGGGAGGGATACCCACATCTCTAACTGAAG ATGAGCTTAAGGAGCACTTCTCctcatatggtgaagtagttgAGCGCCAAATAATGTTTGACCATGCTACTGGCCGATCAAGAGGTTTTGGTTTTGTCACCTTCAAAGATGAGGAATCTGTTGATAAAATTATTTCCAAGGGCAAGATGCATGATTTCGACGGAAAGCAA GTTGAAATCAAGAGGGCTGAACCAAAGAGGTCCAGTGGCAATCAGAGAAAGAACGAGAGGGCTAGTTATGATGCTCACAGCAGGAGTGGCAGTGGATACCGAGCAAACTCTTATGGTTATGGTGGTGGTCAATACGATATGTATTATGGTGGAGGAAGTGCAGGCTATGGTTATGGGAGAGGCTACGGCTACGGTGGCGTCCAAAGTTATGGCGGCGGCTATGGAGCTAACTATGGTGGCTACATGTATGGAGGTGGGGGATTCAACGGCGGTAATATGTACGGTGGCCCGAGCGGATATGGTGGGTGGTATGGTGGTTATGGCAATGGCCGAGGAGGTTATGGGAGCAGGTACCACCCCTACACCAAATGA